Proteins found in one Cricetulus griseus strain 17A/GY chromosome X, alternate assembly CriGri-PICRH-1.0, whole genome shotgun sequence genomic segment:
- the LOC100750436 gene encoding uncharacterized protein LOC100750436 encodes MDFLTLDKQRFANGKECIFKLTGFFSSLTAFVLQIVIASSQCWRLWVFNDNIVKFVSFGLWEAHYPQEFNVSGTVIKMLVHTPINSNWTISTEYQYAQNLMVGAILMKPIVLVCSSMAIKISYMKYPYVEMQIYCYKVSALVMCLSGLFTFVSVSWNHIVDLYGQTTLDFPPDFPVKKEDLIMKYFTAVFPFGILISTMSLFGAIFFVSEISNLKLQSQEKARCASKLTKQDV; translated from the exons ATGGATTTCCTCACCCTCGATAAACAAAG ATTTGCCAATGGAAAGGAGTGCATCTTCAAACTGACTGGCTTCTTTAGCAGCCTAACAGCTTTCGTGTTACAAATAGTCATTGCAAGCAGCCAATGCTGGCGCCTGTGGGTATTCAATGATAACATTGTGAAGTTTGTGTCCTTTGGACTCTGGGAAGCTCATTACCCTCAAGAGTTTAATGTCTCAGGTACTGTAATCAAGATGCTGGTGCATACCCCTATCAATTCCAACTGGACCATCTCAACTGAATATCAGTATGCACAGAATCTGATGGTGGGGGCCATTTTGATGAAGCCTATAGTTCTGGTTTGCAGTTCGATGGCCATTAAGATCAGCTACATGAAATACCCATATGTTGAGATGCAGATATATTGCTACAAGGTCTCTGCCTTAGTTATGTGTCTTAGTGGCCTCTTCACATTTGTTTCTGTGAGCTGGAACCACATTGTAGATCTTTATGGCCAAACCACTCTCGACTTTCCACCTGACTTTCCTGTTAAAAAAGAAGACTTGATAATGAAATACTTTACTGCTGTGTTCCCATTTGGGATTCTGATATCCACCATGTCACTCTTTGGTGCGATCTTCTTTGTCTCTGAGATAAGCAATTTGAAACTTCAGAGTCAGGAGAAGGCCAGGTGTGcttccaaacttaccaaacaagaTGTGTAA